One Ignavibacterium sp. DNA segment encodes these proteins:
- a CDS encoding SpoIID/LytB domain-containing protein, with product MLDYEGEPYISVGILTASKIKFELYGEYGSYGFKNFFSGKFEAEIINDRIVCKSDKDKIEITNEIIFEPQEPDNESFLIRDVIIGVKFHWERKEKQRFTYSLKLLKDGDKIAVINIIPIEKYLMSVISSEMSAKCSLSLLKATAVVSRSWLLAQIEKSKRIQSEHINYHTTYQTEDEYIKWYDREDHKLFDVCADDHCQRYQGVTKMTSEAVRKAVEQTTGIVLLEDNKILDARFSKSCGGISESFENVWEPVKHPSLSSIYDYKFVADDFDDDFSKELNAEKWIKASPPAFCNTTDQKILNQILLDYDQETKDFYRWEVQYTQQELSELIRKKSGIDFGFIRDLIPIERGFSSRLIKLKIIGTNKTLTIGKELEIRRILSETHLYSSAFIVEKSGDVNGVPEKFILRGAGWGHGVGLCQIGAAVMAEQGYQFDEIVIHYFKDAVLKKIY from the coding sequence ATGTTGGATTACGAAGGTGAACCTTATATCAGCGTAGGAATTCTAACAGCTTCCAAAATTAAGTTTGAGCTTTATGGTGAATACGGTTCTTACGGATTTAAAAATTTTTTCAGCGGAAAATTTGAAGCAGAGATTATCAACGACAGAATCGTTTGTAAAAGCGATAAGGATAAAATAGAAATAACCAACGAGATAATTTTTGAACCTCAGGAACCGGATAATGAATCCTTTCTTATTCGTGATGTGATAATTGGAGTGAAATTTCATTGGGAACGAAAGGAAAAACAGCGGTTTACATATTCATTAAAGCTTCTTAAAGATGGTGACAAAATAGCAGTAATTAATATTATTCCAATTGAAAAATATTTAATGAGTGTTATCTCTTCAGAGATGAGTGCTAAATGTTCTTTGTCGTTGTTAAAGGCAACCGCTGTTGTTTCCCGAAGCTGGCTTCTTGCACAAATTGAAAAGTCCAAAAGAATACAAAGCGAGCATATTAATTATCACACAACATATCAAACAGAAGATGAGTATATAAAATGGTACGACAGAGAAGATCATAAATTGTTTGATGTTTGCGCTGATGATCATTGCCAGCGTTATCAGGGTGTAACCAAAATGACTTCGGAGGCTGTCAGAAAGGCTGTTGAACAAACTACCGGAATTGTTTTACTTGAAGACAATAAAATACTTGATGCTCGCTTTTCAAAATCGTGCGGCGGTATTTCAGAATCATTTGAAAATGTTTGGGAACCGGTTAAACATCCTTCGCTTAGCTCGATTTATGATTACAAGTTTGTTGCTGATGATTTTGATGATGATTTTTCTAAAGAGCTAAACGCTGAAAAATGGATTAAAGCAAGTCCGCCTGCATTTTGTAATACAACAGATCAAAAAATATTAAATCAAATACTTTTGGATTACGATCAGGAAACCAAAGATTTTTACCGATGGGAAGTGCAATATACTCAACAGGAATTATCAGAGCTTATAAGAAAGAAAAGTGGAATTGATTTTGGATTTATTCGGGATCTTATTCCAATTGAAAGAGGATTTTCTTCACGCTTGATTAAACTGAAAATTATAGGAACAAATAAAACTTTAACCATTGGAAAAGAGCTTGAGATAAGAAGGATACTTTCAGAAACACATCTTTACAGCTCTGCGTTCATTGTTGAAAAGTCTGGAGATGTTAACGGAGTTCCTGAAAAATTTATATTGCGCGGAGCAGGATGGGGACATGGTGTCGGGCTTTGTCAAATTGGTGCCGCTGTAATGGCTGAACAAGGTTATCAATTTGATGAGATTGTTATCCACTATTTTAAAGATGCCGTTTTAAAAAAGATTTATTAA
- a CDS encoding sigma-70 family RNA polymerase sigma factor, with the protein MTTELNDIELFKRILNKDSKALEALYDRYSPVLFTFIKRIVSDTAMADGVLTDVFVIIWQKTPKLNLEHHNPYAVLINLCRNKALDTLRRTQNIELPEYTSDFEDEYILPKLSIHIPPNDLSKILLNREKIQFAIHNLTEAQQYVISLAYYDGLAESEIATKLNIPLLTVKSKIRVALNIIKENLAKEGIQ; encoded by the coding sequence TTGACAACAGAATTAAATGACATAGAACTGTTCAAAAGAATCCTAAACAAAGATTCTAAAGCTCTTGAGGCTCTTTACGACAGATATTCGCCCGTTTTATTTACTTTTATAAAAAGAATTGTAAGCGATACGGCAATGGCTGATGGAGTTCTTACTGATGTTTTTGTGATTATCTGGCAAAAGACACCCAAACTAAATCTTGAACATCACAATCCCTATGCTGTATTAATTAATCTCTGCCGTAATAAAGCACTTGATACTCTGAGAAGAACTCAAAATATAGAGCTGCCCGAATATACCAGTGATTTTGAAGATGAGTATATTTTACCAAAACTCTCTATACATATTCCTCCTAATGATTTATCAAAAATTTTGCTGAATAGGGAAAAAATACAATTCGCAATTCATAATTTAACCGAAGCACAACAGTATGTAATATCCCTGGCTTATTATGATGGCTTGGCTGAATCCGAAATTGCAACTAAACTGAACATTCCGCTTTTAACAGTTAAATCGAAAATCCGGGTTGCACTTAACATCATTAAAGAAAACCTTGCCAAAGAGGGAATTCAATGA
- a CDS encoding DUF4922 domain-containing protein yields the protein MKIFTDNSTIRDYISRNNYSDALKALFEIQKNDWTMLKNGVDSLATVKTKSFQFNGFKIKAQFNAGRMTSTSAKVDPKSISERKCFLCVENLPEQQRGILYNNYIILCNPFPIFTEHFTITHKKHQPQKIVDTFSDMIDISRDIYKYYSVIYNGPRCGASAPDHLHFQAGNKFFMPIDDEFHLIKNEYGKEIFESDQISMFAVDDGIRKFISIESLDRDLLIKTFSRFYKIYSALRNEDSEPLMNLISFYEEEYGWRVIIFLRSKHRPAAFFAEDESKMLVSPAAIDLGGVCVFPREEDFNRITKELLADIFKEVFVDGSELERIIIECNKI from the coding sequence ATGAAAATATTTACTGATAATTCAACCATTAGAGACTACATTAGTCGTAACAACTATTCTGATGCGTTAAAAGCTTTGTTTGAAATTCAAAAAAACGATTGGACAATGCTTAAGAACGGAGTTGACTCGCTTGCAACTGTCAAAACAAAATCATTTCAATTTAATGGGTTTAAGATAAAGGCTCAGTTTAATGCGGGAAGAATGACATCTACATCTGCAAAAGTTGATCCCAAATCTATAAGCGAAAGAAAATGTTTTTTGTGTGTTGAAAATTTACCCGAACAACAGCGTGGTATTTTATATAATAATTATATAATCCTTTGTAATCCATTTCCGATATTTACCGAACACTTTACAATTACTCACAAAAAACATCAGCCGCAAAAAATTGTTGATACATTTTCAGATATGATCGATATAAGCAGGGACATTTATAAATATTATTCGGTTATTTATAATGGACCCAGATGCGGGGCATCTGCTCCAGATCATTTACATTTTCAGGCTGGCAACAAGTTCTTTATGCCTATTGATGATGAATTTCATTTGATTAAAAACGAGTACGGAAAAGAAATATTTGAGTCTGATCAAATTTCAATGTTTGCTGTGGATGATGGAATAAGAAAATTCATCTCGATTGAAAGTTTAGACAGGGATTTACTGATAAAAACATTCAGCAGATTTTATAAAATATACTCCGCGCTTAGGAATGAAGACAGCGAACCACTTATGAATCTTATAAGCTTTTATGAAGAAGAATATGGCTGGAGAGTAATAATATTTTTGAGATCAAAACACCGTCCGGCAGCATTCTTTGCTGAAGATGAAAGTAAAATGCTGGTAAGCCCCGCTGCAATTGATCTTGGAGGTGTCTGTGTTTTTCCGAGAGAGGAAGATTTTAACAGAATAACAAAAGAACTGCTTGCCGATATATTTAAGGAAGTTTTTGTAGATGGAAGTGAATTAGAAAGAATTATTATTGAGTGTAATAAAATATAA
- the rocF gene encoding arginase, which yields MIKQTEQIVSIIGFPVDLGAGRRGVDMGPSALRIAGLENKLKALGYKVEDTGDINIEIMERQKIINPKLKYLNEILKTSKKLAARIEKVLEQNKFPLCLGGDHSMALGTLAGIASYCRKNNLTLGVIWIDAHADMNTDETTPSGNIHGMPLAASMGLGHPELVDFYGFRPKLKPENCTIIAARSIDIEEREIIKKLNPTVYTMSDVDKLGIHRIINRVLKQFKERVDHIHVSFDVDSVDPNFAPGVGTPVPGGLSYREAHLLMESIAECGCMSSLGVAEVNPILDVKNSSAVFAADLIASSMGQRIL from the coding sequence ATGATTAAACAAACAGAACAAATAGTTTCAATAATTGGCTTTCCTGTTGATCTTGGTGCCGGAAGACGAGGCGTTGATATGGGTCCTTCTGCTTTAAGAATTGCAGGATTAGAAAACAAACTTAAAGCACTTGGCTACAAGGTAGAAGATACCGGCGATATTAACATTGAGATAATGGAGAGACAAAAAATTATCAATCCAAAGCTTAAGTATCTGAATGAAATTTTAAAAACATCTAAAAAACTTGCTGCCAGAATCGAAAAAGTTTTAGAGCAAAATAAGTTTCCGCTTTGTTTAGGCGGCGATCATTCAATGGCGCTTGGAACACTGGCGGGAATAGCATCATACTGCAGAAAAAATAATCTGACTCTTGGTGTAATATGGATTGATGCTCATGCAGATATGAATACAGATGAAACTACTCCTTCAGGAAATATCCACGGTATGCCGCTTGCCGCATCAATGGGACTTGGGCATCCGGAGCTTGTTGATTTCTATGGATTTAGACCCAAGTTAAAACCAGAAAACTGCACCATTATTGCAGCCAGAAGCATTGATATTGAGGAAAGAGAAATCATCAAAAAACTTAATCCGACTGTTTATACTATGAGCGATGTTGATAAACTTGGGATACACAGAATTATTAACCGCGTGTTAAAACAGTTTAAAGAAAGAGTAGATCACATCCATGTTAGTTTTGATGTTGATAGTGTTGATCCAAATTTTGCGCCCGGAGTTGGAACTCCTGTTCCCGGTGGATTAAGTTATCGCGAAGCTCACTTGTTGATGGAATCAATTGCAGAATGCGGATGTATGTCTTCGCTTGGAGTTGCAGAAGTGAATCCAATCCTTGATGTTAAAAACAGCAGTGCTGTTTTTGCCGCCGACTTGATAGCCTCAAGCATGGGTCAAAGAATTTTATAA
- a CDS encoding glycosyltransferase family 4 protein, protein MKVLYSCLSKSWGGMEMVAITGIKQLLKHNIKVGLLCLAESRIQIEANALGIIIYPIKSNRTPNIFSSLRIISIIKSGSFDIIHSHSSKDLWVIVPALNFLKSGIPLVFTKHLESFIIKKNFLHNWIYKRVDCAIAISSVIKLNLLKTTSLKESKIKIVYNGVDLEKFNPKNTNRNKLRDEIGAEENNLLIGMTGRFSPGKGHEDFLLAINRLNKKYPEAKYVVVGEASRGEDEYEKNIKHLAEEYGIKNITFTGYRTDIPDVLAAFDIYVFPSHAESFGVGLIEAMALCKASVASNSSGVLDIVDDTVDGLFFNSKDGYDLAAKIEVLINNSELRKRLGENARKKISDKFDLNLVTEQIVNTYKQLIK, encoded by the coding sequence ATGAAGGTTTTATATTCATGTTTATCTAAAAGCTGGGGCGGTATGGAAATGGTTGCGATTACCGGAATAAAACAGCTTTTAAAACATAATATCAAAGTCGGGCTTCTTTGTCTTGCAGAATCACGAATCCAAATAGAGGCAAATGCACTTGGAATTATTATCTATCCAATTAAATCTAACAGAACTCCAAATATTTTTTCCAGTTTAAGAATAATCTCAATAATCAAATCAGGGTCTTTTGATATTATCCATAGCCATTCTTCTAAAGACCTTTGGGTGATAGTTCCGGCATTAAATTTTCTTAAATCCGGTATTCCGCTTGTATTTACAAAACATCTGGAATCATTTATTATCAAAAAAAATTTTCTTCATAACTGGATTTATAAGCGTGTTGATTGCGCAATAGCTATCAGTTCTGTCATTAAATTAAATTTATTAAAAACCACCTCATTAAAAGAAAGTAAAATAAAAATTGTGTACAACGGAGTAGATTTAGAAAAATTTAATCCGAAAAATACCAACAGAAATAAGCTTAGAGATGAGATCGGGGCTGAGGAAAATAATTTACTGATCGGAATGACAGGAAGATTCAGTCCCGGGAAGGGACATGAAGATTTTTTGTTAGCTATAAACAGATTGAATAAAAAATATCCTGAAGCTAAGTATGTTGTTGTTGGCGAAGCAAGCCGCGGAGAAGATGAATACGAAAAAAATATCAAACATCTTGCAGAAGAATACGGAATTAAAAATATCACCTTTACCGGATACCGAACAGATATTCCTGATGTGCTTGCTGCGTTTGATATCTATGTTTTCCCTTCACATGCAGAATCTTTTGGTGTGGGGTTGATTGAAGCAATGGCTTTGTGTAAGGCTTCCGTTGCTTCAAATAGCAGCGGCGTGCTTGATATTGTGGATGATACGGTTGATGGGTTGTTTTTTAATTCAAAAGATGGATATGATCTGGCTGCAAAAATTGAAGTTCTGATCAACAATTCGGAGTTGAGAAAAAGACTCGGAGAAAATGCACGTAAAAAGATTTCAGATAAATTTGATTTAAACTTAGTCACTGAACAAATAGTTAACACATATAAACAACTAATTAAATAA